A single window of Drosophila suzukii chromosome 3, CBGP_Dsuzu_IsoJpt1.0, whole genome shotgun sequence DNA harbors:
- the Su(var)3-7 gene encoding protein suppressor of variegation 3-7 isoform X2, with protein MDQDNSAQAKNFEGSGDAGLKMASANSEPLASATHELKIMDVEGGAVVAVDPVEEPEAAMVILVDDEEGEAVMDVDEVEQPMLDDPGLEDVDDDHVPMVAELQSALNNPDDKPESEDPLLEDPDREPDTMSTKTEPSSDAESNHSYHDPMGLLERIDNQDGGDSQDDDEDFSVDEGSTGGGNGSTRRKMPRAQRWLIWMKRWPWILHEPTDGTFAFCLYCNMNINVNNRSRHINQHNMSLYHQEREANYLAFKKSEEQTRGADNEVKHEFGTKSYVTAMKQKRVSEIEAFNNFNWLRWLRWHPWLERAQPGGTIGMCRVCNVRMNVEFVYLRKRHETTKGHMEALRNQEAEKPSRKRKRSKSTSESTGVEEEVEPEKEKESEPEPEPEEAQDTAVVMMNGDINADEDPSKWCELIPDTNPQQCRCTLCDCTMAITSYLRHCKTRLHCQKQLAPAEKGSPDVRGIWAVFAELHPWLIADPDDPSISYCSVCRKRFMYGNSEIKRKNHEKSEKHTSAVAAAKAVIEAGLAEAKQKENENEDDAEAEGEEAEEEVPASERPQSEVRSDSDGTEDNDDDNWSETQNGGKGVAAKTANEPRKAKARAGVRFYPWLCYSKDRKTQICKFCRVRFHNESAKARHEYSARHVKLLKQFKARQAKQPQGSMKQTRNKRQEEEEAQVAPEQEEEEEEEEEEEEEQEEEDDQEDEEEQSNTDSGTVLTRKAARPASKLFLKPIPATMKGKVMVWKGRFPWLSYKKSEQRGNYAWCKLCEVSLYLPSSKWASKHQRTSRHIRLRIDRKKNGGKPPAASAAKSPAEISAVVATASALASGEARQKAAMAELQAKYSWLDPDANDENHCHCRVCDTRLPIKVFYLRQHDASRKHADSVERLRATSAAAAGAPSVSTTSTVEAERQESGLDKESDGDMSVRSDGSIGEPPAKRSRRSMEVRRLLRALRDSVGKRQEERSQMDMAKDMICSSFDIVSRLRTLERESATHVDSTAQAPAMKVAPVQPPEPRHVLDLFFDSIAPTMKALPADLAAEGKAKIMQLVCGLEVRAMQRNSATSTAVAASSTSSSTASAAAPLITSPAPAPAPVSASAPTASVSAPPSAPPSAPPSISTPPVSAPAVPAAPAEVELHSNVITIDDDNTVQTNNNEVEPVQKKSVGGTSSTQVTINGSQKDLPENIRRILSSSQMQVTNRYDTDAVRCVPLDKLTTQSRINGNGRLSQGGSSEAPSTPQADLITNGNTLAMLRQIRVNNNSSSKMITITKAPMHQPQANLTSTPIMRGGPNSNGAQMATFRSLVNHNRRP; from the exons ATGGATCAGGACAATAGCGCGCAGGCGAAAAATTTCGAAGGTTCAGGGGACGCCGGTCTCAAAATGGCGTCTGCGAATTCCGAACCATTGGCGTCGGCAACTCACGAGCTGAAAATAATGGATGTCGAGGGAGGTGCGGTGGTGGCGGTGGATCCCGTCGAGGAACCGGAAGCGGCCATGGTCATCCTGGTGGACGACGAAGAGGGCGAGGCGGTGATGGATGTGGATGAGGTCGAACAGCCGATGCTGGATGACCCGGGCCTTGAGGATGTGGACGACGACCATGTTCCCATGGTGGCGGAACTGCAGTCCGCGCTGAATAACCCAGATGACAAGCCGGAAAGCGAGGATCCCCTCCTGGAAGATCCGGATCGAGAGCCTGACACCATGTCCACCAAGACAGAACCTTCGAGCGATGCGGAGAGCAATCACTCGTATCACGATCCCATGGGCCTGCTGGAGCGAATCGACAACCAGGACGGGGGAGACAGCCAGGATGATGACGAGGACTTCAGTGTGGACGAGGGCAGCACTGGTGGCGGCAATGGATCGACGCGCCGAAAAATGCCCCGTGCGCAGCGCTGGCTTATCTGGATGAAGCGATGGCCCTGGATCCTTCACGAGCCCACCGACGGCACCTTCGCCTTCTGTCTCTATTGCAACATGAACATTAACGTGAACAATCGATCCAGGCACATCAACCAGCACAACATGTCGCTCTATCACCAGGAACGCGAAGCCAACTACCTGGCCTTCAAGAAGAGCGAGGAGCAGACTCGGGGAGC TGATAACGAGGTGAAGCACGAGTTCGGCACCAAGAGCTATGTGACCGCCATGAAACAGAAGCGAGTCTCTGAGATCGAGGCCTTCAACAACTTCAACTGGTTGCGCTGGCTTCGCTGGCATCCTTGGCTGGAACGCGCTCAGCCCGGTGGAACCATTGGCATGTGTCGCGTCTGCAACGTGCGCATGAACGTGGAGTTCGTCTATCTGCGCAAGCGTCACGAAACCACCAAGGGTCACATGGAGGCGCTGCGCAACCAGGAAGCCGAGAAGCCGAGTCGAAAGCGAAAGAGGAGCAAGAGCACAAGCGAATCCACAGGTGTCGAGGAGGAAGTTGAGCCGGAGAAAGAGAAGGAATCTGAGCCAGAGCCGGAGCCGGAGGAGGCACAGGACACCGCCGTAGTGATGATGAACGGCGATATAAACGCTGACGAGGATCCCAGCAAGTGGTGTGAGCTGATTCCGGACACAAATCCGCAGCAGTGCCGATGCACGCTCTGCGACTGCACAATGGCGATCACTAGCTATCTTCGGCACTGCAAAACCAGGCTGCACTGCCAAAAGCAATTGGCACCCGCCGAGAAGGG TTCCCCAGATGTCCGCGGCATTTGGGCTGTGTTTGCCGAGCTGCATCCCTGGTTGATTGCCGATCCCGATGACCCTAGTATTAGCTACTGCAGCGTCTGCCGCAAGCGCTTTATGTATGGAAACTCCGAGATCAAGCGCAAGAACCACGAGAAGTCCGAAAAGCATACTTCGGCAGTGGCCGCCGCGAAGGCAGTTATCGAAGCTGGATTGGCTGAGGCCAAACAGAAGGAGAACGAGAACGAAGACGATGCCGAAGCAGAAGGCGAGGAAGCTGAGGAGGAGGTGCCCGCTAGTGAGCGACCCCAGTCGGAGGTTCGATCGGACAGCGACGGTACCGAAGACAATGACGATGACAATTGGTCGGAAACACAGAATGGCGGAAAGGG TGTCGCTGCCAAAACCGCTAACGAGCCCAGAAAGGCCAAGGCCCGCGCAGGTGTGCGCTTTTATCCGTGGCTCTGCTACTCTAAGGATCGCAAGACCCAGATTTGCAAGTTCTGCCGCGTTCGCTTCCACAACGAATCAGCAAAGGCTCGACACGAGTACAGTGCCCGGCATGTGAAGCTTTTAAAGCAGTTCAAGGCGCGCCAAGCAAAACAGCCACAGGGCTCAATGAAGCAGACTAGAAATAAGCGacaggaagaggaagaggcaCAGGTGGCACCGGAGCAAGAAGAGGAAGaagaagaggaggaggaggaggaggaggagcaggaagAAGAGGACGATCAGGAAGATGAAGAGGAGCAGAGCAACACAGATTCTGGCACAGTGCTGACAAGAAAGGCGGCTCGACCAGCCTCCAAACTCTTCCTCAAGCCCATTCCGGCAACCATGAAGGGCAAGGTAATGGTGTGGAAGGGCCGCTTCCCGTGGCTCTCCTACAAAAAGAGCGAGCAACGTGGGAACTATGCCTGGTGCAAGCTCTGCGAGGTGTCCCTTTACCTGCCCTCCTCCAAGTGGGCCTCCAAGCATCAGAGAACTTCCCGACACATTCGCCTCCGCATCGACCGGAAGAAGAATGGTGGCAAACCACCGGCAGCATCTGCGGCCAAGAGCCCGGCTGAAATCTCTGCCGTTGTGGCCACAGCTTCGGCTTTGGCCAGCGGCGAGGCTAGACAGAAGGCGGCCATGGCAGAGCTGCAGGCCAAGTATAGCTGGCTGGATCCTGACGCCAATGACGAGAACCACTGCCACTGCCGTGTTTGCGATACCCGGCTGCCGATAAAGGTCTTCTATTTGCGCCAGCACGACGCTTCGCGCAAGCACGCCGATAGTGTGGAGCGGCTTCGGGCCACCTCCGCCGCTGCCGCCGGTGCACCATCCGTTAGCACCACTTCCACCGTTGAGGCGGAAAGGCAGGAGTCTGGCCTGGACAAGGAGAGCGACGGCGACATGAGCGTTAG ATCCGATGGAAGCATCGGGGAGCCACCAGCAAAGCGATCCCGACGCTCAATGGAGGTTCGTCGCCTACTACGCGCACTTCGCGACTCGGTGGGCAAGCGGCAGGAGGAGCGCTCCCAGATGGACATGGCCAAGGACATGATATGCTCCTCGTTCGATATTGTTTCGCGCCTACGAACTCTGGAGCGGGAGTCGGCCACTCATGTCGATTCCACGGCGCAGGCGCCGGCGATGAAGGTGGCACCAGTCCAGCCACCAGAGCCCCGTCATGTTTTAGATCTCTTCTTCGATAGCATTGCGCCGACCATGAAGGCCCTTCCGGCAGATTTAGCTGCAGAGGGCAAGGCCAAAATCATGCAGCTCGTGTGTGGCTTGGAAGTTCGAGCCATGCAAAGAAATTCGGCAACCTCCACTGCAGTCGCAGCTTCTTCCACATCGTCTTCTACAGCTAGTGCAGCTGCTCCACTTATAACTTCCCCAGCACCTGCTCCTGCTCCGGTTTCCGCTTCTGCTCCCACTGCTTCTGTTTCGGCTCCTCCTTCAGCTCCTCCTTCAGCTCCTCCTTCTATTTCGACTCCCCCAGTTTCGGCTCCCGCTGTTCCCGCTGCTCCTGCTGAAGTAGAATTGCATTCCAATGTTATCACCATCGACGATGACAACACTGTTCAGACCAATAACAACGAAGTGGAACCCGTTCAGAAAAAGTCGGTAGGCGGAACTTCCTCTACCCAAGTGACCATCAACGGAAGTCAAAAAGACCTGCCGGAGAATATACGACGGATCTTAAGTTCCTCCCAAATGCAGGTGACCAACCGCTACGACACGGATGCCGTGCGCTGTGTCCCGCTGGACAAGTTAACAACACAGAGTCGGATCAACGGGAACGGGCGACTCAGTCAAGGGGGCTCTTCAGAAGCCCCATCCACCCCCCAGGCGGATCTTATTACCAATGGAAATACTCTGGCCATGCTCAGGCAGATACGGGTAAACAATAACAGCAGTTCCAAGATGATCACCATTACCAAGGCACCCATGCATCAGCCGCAAGCAAACTTAACATCGACCCCAATTATGCGAGGTGGTCCGAACAGCAACGGCGCCCAGATGGCAACGTTCCGGTCTCTGGTAAACCATAACCGTAGGCCATAA
- the Ravus gene encoding protein suppressor of variegation 3-7, which produces MSNLQLTQEKLDALRSEYRPRRPCALLKYPRPKTKPEYQAIYPWLLPDETDPHFVFCAVCECRLSCKRSDLGKHEGSIKHSENAQRKALPVKENHTEAEGSGAGVMKWEYNEDEEGLLPYGTDPPDDETEEEEGEADETEADCEEDDEQPQELEAQNDLETEPAIKQQRRISETDSQHSGMLDYLPLHVTINELPASVPSTSSSSYPTSSTAPTAAPSCRITIKKVPAPSTPPSGVCQAQEISSKATITPIHTTPSYAARQLQSYQLQQMSPITPPRDSLELFFDSICATVKSLPPKLATEGKIRVMQLIGELELRALGEQEASSQSAGPQGLDLAGSSASGATEAPGSGQQNATVASTTK; this is translated from the exons ATGTCGAACCTCCAGTTAACTCAGGAAAAACT AGATGCCCTACGCTCCGAGTACAGGCCACGCCGGCCATGCGCCCTGCTGAAATACCCGCGACCCAAGACGAAGCCCGAGTACCAGGCAATATATCCGTGGCTGCTCCCGGATGAAACGGATCCTCACTTTGTATTCTGCGCGGTCTGCGAGTGCCGGCTCAGCTGCAAGAGATCGGATCTGGGCAAGCACGAGGGCAGCATAAAGCACTCGGAAAATGCCCAAAGAAAAGCGTTGCCGGTCAAGGAAAACCATACGGAGGCGGAGGGTTCTGGTGCAGGCGTGATGAAGTGGGAGTACAACGAGGACGAGGAGGGTCTGCTGCCATACGGAACAGATCCTCCAGACGACGAgaccgaggaggaggagggcGAAGCGGACGAAACGGAGGCGGATTGCGAGGAGGATGACGAGCAGCCCCAGGAACTGGAGGCCCAAAACGATCTCGAAACGGAGCCCGCCATCAAGCAGCAGCGTCGCATTTCGGAGACGGACTCACAGCATTCCGGCATGCTGGACTATCTGCCACTCCACGTGACCATCAACGAGTTGCCTGCGAGTGTTCCGTCCACTAGCTCCTCCTCCTATCCCACCTCTTCCACGGCACCAACAGCAGCTCCGTCCTGCAGAATTACCATTAAGAAAGTGCCCGCTCCGAGTACTCCGCCCAGTGGGGTTTGCCAAGCCCAGGAGATTAGTTCCAAGGCCACTATTACGCCCATACATACCACACCCTCCTACGCCGCCCGCCAGCTGCAGTCCTATCAGCTGCAGCAAATGTCGCCCATAACGCCGCCGCGCGACTCCCTGGAACTCTTCTTCGACAGCATATGCGCCACCGTCAAGAGTCTACCGCCCAAACTGGCCACCGAGGGTAAAATACGAGTAATGCAGCTTATCGGGGAGCTGGAACTGCGCGCCCTCGGCGAGCAGGAGGCGTCTTCTCAGTCCGCCGGACCTCAGGGTCTTGATCTCGCCGGAAGCTCAGCATCCGGAGCAACCGAAGCGCCCGGCAGTGGTCAACAGAACGCCACGGTGGCCTCCACCACGAAGTGA
- the Su(var)3-7 gene encoding protein suppressor of variegation 3-7 isoform X1, translated as MDQDNSAQAKNFEGSGDAGLKMASANSEPLASATHELKIMDVEGGAVVAVDPVEEPEAAMVILVDDEEGEAVMDVDEVEQPMLDDPGLEDVDDDHVPMVAELQSALNNPDDKPESEDPLLEDPDREPDTMSTKTEPSSDAESNHSYHDPMGLLERIDNQDGGDSQDDDEDFSVDEGSTGGGNGSTRRKMPRAQRWLIWMKRWPWILHEPTDGTFAFCLYCNMNINVNNRSRHINQHNMSLYHQEREANYLAFKKSEEQTRGATSDNEVKHEFGTKSYVTAMKQKRVSEIEAFNNFNWLRWLRWHPWLERAQPGGTIGMCRVCNVRMNVEFVYLRKRHETTKGHMEALRNQEAEKPSRKRKRSKSTSESTGVEEEVEPEKEKESEPEPEPEEAQDTAVVMMNGDINADEDPSKWCELIPDTNPQQCRCTLCDCTMAITSYLRHCKTRLHCQKQLAPAEKGSPDVRGIWAVFAELHPWLIADPDDPSISYCSVCRKRFMYGNSEIKRKNHEKSEKHTSAVAAAKAVIEAGLAEAKQKENENEDDAEAEGEEAEEEVPASERPQSEVRSDSDGTEDNDDDNWSETQNGGKGVAAKTANEPRKAKARAGVRFYPWLCYSKDRKTQICKFCRVRFHNESAKARHEYSARHVKLLKQFKARQAKQPQGSMKQTRNKRQEEEEAQVAPEQEEEEEEEEEEEEEQEEEDDQEDEEEQSNTDSGTVLTRKAARPASKLFLKPIPATMKGKVMVWKGRFPWLSYKKSEQRGNYAWCKLCEVSLYLPSSKWASKHQRTSRHIRLRIDRKKNGGKPPAASAAKSPAEISAVVATASALASGEARQKAAMAELQAKYSWLDPDANDENHCHCRVCDTRLPIKVFYLRQHDASRKHADSVERLRATSAAAAGAPSVSTTSTVEAERQESGLDKESDGDMSVRSDGSIGEPPAKRSRRSMEVRRLLRALRDSVGKRQEERSQMDMAKDMICSSFDIVSRLRTLERESATHVDSTAQAPAMKVAPVQPPEPRHVLDLFFDSIAPTMKALPADLAAEGKAKIMQLVCGLEVRAMQRNSATSTAVAASSTSSSTASAAAPLITSPAPAPAPVSASAPTASVSAPPSAPPSAPPSISTPPVSAPAVPAAPAEVELHSNVITIDDDNTVQTNNNEVEPVQKKSVGGTSSTQVTINGSQKDLPENIRRILSSSQMQVTNRYDTDAVRCVPLDKLTTQSRINGNGRLSQGGSSEAPSTPQADLITNGNTLAMLRQIRVNNNSSSKMITITKAPMHQPQANLTSTPIMRGGPNSNGAQMATFRSLVNHNRRP; from the exons ATGGATCAGGACAATAGCGCGCAGGCGAAAAATTTCGAAGGTTCAGGGGACGCCGGTCTCAAAATGGCGTCTGCGAATTCCGAACCATTGGCGTCGGCAACTCACGAGCTGAAAATAATGGATGTCGAGGGAGGTGCGGTGGTGGCGGTGGATCCCGTCGAGGAACCGGAAGCGGCCATGGTCATCCTGGTGGACGACGAAGAGGGCGAGGCGGTGATGGATGTGGATGAGGTCGAACAGCCGATGCTGGATGACCCGGGCCTTGAGGATGTGGACGACGACCATGTTCCCATGGTGGCGGAACTGCAGTCCGCGCTGAATAACCCAGATGACAAGCCGGAAAGCGAGGATCCCCTCCTGGAAGATCCGGATCGAGAGCCTGACACCATGTCCACCAAGACAGAACCTTCGAGCGATGCGGAGAGCAATCACTCGTATCACGATCCCATGGGCCTGCTGGAGCGAATCGACAACCAGGACGGGGGAGACAGCCAGGATGATGACGAGGACTTCAGTGTGGACGAGGGCAGCACTGGTGGCGGCAATGGATCGACGCGCCGAAAAATGCCCCGTGCGCAGCGCTGGCTTATCTGGATGAAGCGATGGCCCTGGATCCTTCACGAGCCCACCGACGGCACCTTCGCCTTCTGTCTCTATTGCAACATGAACATTAACGTGAACAATCGATCCAGGCACATCAACCAGCACAACATGTCGCTCTATCACCAGGAACGCGAAGCCAACTACCTGGCCTTCAAGAAGAGCGAGGAGCAGACTCGGGGAGC AACCAGTGATAACGAGGTGAAGCACGAGTTCGGCACCAAGAGCTATGTGACCGCCATGAAACAGAAGCGAGTCTCTGAGATCGAGGCCTTCAACAACTTCAACTGGTTGCGCTGGCTTCGCTGGCATCCTTGGCTGGAACGCGCTCAGCCCGGTGGAACCATTGGCATGTGTCGCGTCTGCAACGTGCGCATGAACGTGGAGTTCGTCTATCTGCGCAAGCGTCACGAAACCACCAAGGGTCACATGGAGGCGCTGCGCAACCAGGAAGCCGAGAAGCCGAGTCGAAAGCGAAAGAGGAGCAAGAGCACAAGCGAATCCACAGGTGTCGAGGAGGAAGTTGAGCCGGAGAAAGAGAAGGAATCTGAGCCAGAGCCGGAGCCGGAGGAGGCACAGGACACCGCCGTAGTGATGATGAACGGCGATATAAACGCTGACGAGGATCCCAGCAAGTGGTGTGAGCTGATTCCGGACACAAATCCGCAGCAGTGCCGATGCACGCTCTGCGACTGCACAATGGCGATCACTAGCTATCTTCGGCACTGCAAAACCAGGCTGCACTGCCAAAAGCAATTGGCACCCGCCGAGAAGGG TTCCCCAGATGTCCGCGGCATTTGGGCTGTGTTTGCCGAGCTGCATCCCTGGTTGATTGCCGATCCCGATGACCCTAGTATTAGCTACTGCAGCGTCTGCCGCAAGCGCTTTATGTATGGAAACTCCGAGATCAAGCGCAAGAACCACGAGAAGTCCGAAAAGCATACTTCGGCAGTGGCCGCCGCGAAGGCAGTTATCGAAGCTGGATTGGCTGAGGCCAAACAGAAGGAGAACGAGAACGAAGACGATGCCGAAGCAGAAGGCGAGGAAGCTGAGGAGGAGGTGCCCGCTAGTGAGCGACCCCAGTCGGAGGTTCGATCGGACAGCGACGGTACCGAAGACAATGACGATGACAATTGGTCGGAAACACAGAATGGCGGAAAGGG TGTCGCTGCCAAAACCGCTAACGAGCCCAGAAAGGCCAAGGCCCGCGCAGGTGTGCGCTTTTATCCGTGGCTCTGCTACTCTAAGGATCGCAAGACCCAGATTTGCAAGTTCTGCCGCGTTCGCTTCCACAACGAATCAGCAAAGGCTCGACACGAGTACAGTGCCCGGCATGTGAAGCTTTTAAAGCAGTTCAAGGCGCGCCAAGCAAAACAGCCACAGGGCTCAATGAAGCAGACTAGAAATAAGCGacaggaagaggaagaggcaCAGGTGGCACCGGAGCAAGAAGAGGAAGaagaagaggaggaggaggaggaggaggagcaggaagAAGAGGACGATCAGGAAGATGAAGAGGAGCAGAGCAACACAGATTCTGGCACAGTGCTGACAAGAAAGGCGGCTCGACCAGCCTCCAAACTCTTCCTCAAGCCCATTCCGGCAACCATGAAGGGCAAGGTAATGGTGTGGAAGGGCCGCTTCCCGTGGCTCTCCTACAAAAAGAGCGAGCAACGTGGGAACTATGCCTGGTGCAAGCTCTGCGAGGTGTCCCTTTACCTGCCCTCCTCCAAGTGGGCCTCCAAGCATCAGAGAACTTCCCGACACATTCGCCTCCGCATCGACCGGAAGAAGAATGGTGGCAAACCACCGGCAGCATCTGCGGCCAAGAGCCCGGCTGAAATCTCTGCCGTTGTGGCCACAGCTTCGGCTTTGGCCAGCGGCGAGGCTAGACAGAAGGCGGCCATGGCAGAGCTGCAGGCCAAGTATAGCTGGCTGGATCCTGACGCCAATGACGAGAACCACTGCCACTGCCGTGTTTGCGATACCCGGCTGCCGATAAAGGTCTTCTATTTGCGCCAGCACGACGCTTCGCGCAAGCACGCCGATAGTGTGGAGCGGCTTCGGGCCACCTCCGCCGCTGCCGCCGGTGCACCATCCGTTAGCACCACTTCCACCGTTGAGGCGGAAAGGCAGGAGTCTGGCCTGGACAAGGAGAGCGACGGCGACATGAGCGTTAG ATCCGATGGAAGCATCGGGGAGCCACCAGCAAAGCGATCCCGACGCTCAATGGAGGTTCGTCGCCTACTACGCGCACTTCGCGACTCGGTGGGCAAGCGGCAGGAGGAGCGCTCCCAGATGGACATGGCCAAGGACATGATATGCTCCTCGTTCGATATTGTTTCGCGCCTACGAACTCTGGAGCGGGAGTCGGCCACTCATGTCGATTCCACGGCGCAGGCGCCGGCGATGAAGGTGGCACCAGTCCAGCCACCAGAGCCCCGTCATGTTTTAGATCTCTTCTTCGATAGCATTGCGCCGACCATGAAGGCCCTTCCGGCAGATTTAGCTGCAGAGGGCAAGGCCAAAATCATGCAGCTCGTGTGTGGCTTGGAAGTTCGAGCCATGCAAAGAAATTCGGCAACCTCCACTGCAGTCGCAGCTTCTTCCACATCGTCTTCTACAGCTAGTGCAGCTGCTCCACTTATAACTTCCCCAGCACCTGCTCCTGCTCCGGTTTCCGCTTCTGCTCCCACTGCTTCTGTTTCGGCTCCTCCTTCAGCTCCTCCTTCAGCTCCTCCTTCTATTTCGACTCCCCCAGTTTCGGCTCCCGCTGTTCCCGCTGCTCCTGCTGAAGTAGAATTGCATTCCAATGTTATCACCATCGACGATGACAACACTGTTCAGACCAATAACAACGAAGTGGAACCCGTTCAGAAAAAGTCGGTAGGCGGAACTTCCTCTACCCAAGTGACCATCAACGGAAGTCAAAAAGACCTGCCGGAGAATATACGACGGATCTTAAGTTCCTCCCAAATGCAGGTGACCAACCGCTACGACACGGATGCCGTGCGCTGTGTCCCGCTGGACAAGTTAACAACACAGAGTCGGATCAACGGGAACGGGCGACTCAGTCAAGGGGGCTCTTCAGAAGCCCCATCCACCCCCCAGGCGGATCTTATTACCAATGGAAATACTCTGGCCATGCTCAGGCAGATACGGGTAAACAATAACAGCAGTTCCAAGATGATCACCATTACCAAGGCACCCATGCATCAGCCGCAAGCAAACTTAACATCGACCCCAATTATGCGAGGTGGTCCGAACAGCAACGGCGCCCAGATGGCAACGTTCCGGTCTCTGGTAAACCATAACCGTAGGCCATAA
- the LOC108020237 gene encoding uncharacterized protein has protein sequence MPNPLWFIFWLLVFWFVSFFVAFFCAFFYIWVYAFASCVPALTGISEILLQGVQFPFYCGKAMLEGKAAF, from the exons ATGCCCAATCCACTGTGGTTCATCTTCTGGCTGCTGGTCTTCTGGTTCGTCTCTTTCTTCGTGGCATTCTTCTGCGCCTTCTTCTACATTTGGGTTTACGCATTTGCCTCCTGCGTTCCCGCCCTGACG GGCATATCGGAAATTCTACTTCAGGGAGTGCAATTTCCGTTCTACTGTGGAAAAGCCATGCTGGAGGGCAAGGCAGCCTTCTAG